One window of Aliarcobacter lanthieri genomic DNA carries:
- a CDS encoding thiamine phosphate synthase: MSSNLEKALGFKLEAFNYLYVLCDYETLLKKNISLENFINLCKKRDVKLLQYRDKISSLEVQKNNLIYIKSNLNIPIIINDKIELIDFADGIHLGQDDFLEIHKNKEIAVKFLRAKIKDKLLGLSTHNEIEILEANSLNIDMIGLGAYKNTSTKDVNNILGNKISYLAKISKYPVCGIGGVKVEDIIENIRFNVVGSAFLDEN, encoded by the coding sequence ATGAGTTCAAATTTAGAAAAAGCTTTAGGTTTTAAACTCGAAGCTTTTAACTATTTATATGTTTTATGTGATTATGAAACACTTTTAAAAAAAAATATTTCTTTAGAAAATTTTATAAATCTATGTAAAAAAAGAGATGTAAAACTTTTACAATATAGAGATAAAATTTCATCTTTAGAAGTTCAGAAAAACAATCTTATATATATAAAATCAAATTTAAATATACCTATTATTATAAATGATAAAATTGAACTTATAGATTTTGCAGATGGTATTCATTTAGGACAAGATGATTTTTTAGAAATACATAAAAATAAAGAAATAGCAGTAAAATTTCTAAGAGCTAAAATTAAAGATAAGCTTTTAGGGCTTTCAACTCATAATGAGATTGAAATACTTGAAGCAAACTCTTTAAATATTGATATGATAGGTTTAGGTGCTTATAAAAATACATCAACGAAAGATGTAAATAATATTTTAGGGAATAAAATATCATATTTAGCAAAAATATCAAAATATCCAGTTTGTGGTATAGGTGGCGTAAAAGTTGAAGATATTATAGAAAATATAAGATTTAATGTGGTAGGAAGTGCTTTTTTAGATGAAAATTAA